Proteins from a single region of Bacillota bacterium:
- a CDS encoding cyclic lactone autoinducer peptide — MFKPLKTNLLRFASALLLLVAATGASTTCWFHWYHQPKLPEKG; from the coding sequence ATGTTCAAACCGCTTAAGACAAATCTCCTGCGGTTCGCTTCGGCCTTGCTCCTGCTCGTAGCGGCAACAGGAGCCAGCACCACTTGCTGGTTCCACTGGTATCATCAACCGAAACTGCCGGAAAAAGGGTAG